One genomic region from Thermodesulfobacteriota bacterium encodes:
- a CDS encoding sulfite exporter TauE/SafE family protein has translation MIEYFLIFTAGVLGSMHCLGMCGGFPIAISSVPKKCRIGKVSSHLLYNIGRIFTYTFLGVLAGYLGLRIEKLGAFVSGQVILSSLAGIFMIYLGLQITGLIGEKNIPGFAPFYNLLKKIMATFLNHGEISGSFYLGIFNGFLPCPLVYGFLLAATASGSPIKGALVMLSFGLGTIPTMFFLGGVGEFITPKFKARLSRVPGYLVVIFGLITLARGILPYISEFGHSGPFLH, from the coding sequence ATGATTGAATATTTTTTGATTTTTACAGCCGGCGTATTGGGTTCGATGCACTGCCTGGGCATGTGCGGAGGTTTCCCGATAGCTATATCCTCTGTACCCAAGAAATGCCGCATTGGAAAGGTGTCTAGCCACTTACTCTACAATATTGGCAGGATCTTTACATACACCTTTTTGGGTGTGCTAGCAGGCTATCTGGGCCTTAGGATTGAAAAGCTAGGAGCTTTTGTAAGTGGCCAAGTGATCCTTTCTTCTCTGGCAGGAATTTTTATGATCTATCTAGGACTTCAGATAACAGGCTTAATAGGAGAGAAAAATATCCCGGGATTCGCACCCTTTTATAATTTACTGAAAAAAATTATGGCAACCTTTTTGAACCATGGAGAAATTTCAGGCTCATTTTATCTTGGAATCTTTAACGGGTTTCTTCCCTGCCCTCTCGTTTACGGCTTTCTTCTCGCAGCCACCGCATCAGGCTCCCCAATAAAAGGAGCCCTTGTCATGCTCTCTTTTGGTTTGGGAACTATTCCTACAATGTTCTTTTTAGGTGGTGTGGGCGAGTTCATTACACCAAAATTTAAAGCAAGGCTCAGCCGCGTCCCCGGATACCTGGTTGTGATATTCGGTTTAATAACGCTCGCACGCGGAATTCTACCCTATATATCCGAATTCGGTCATAGTGGGCCATTTCTTCATTGA
- a CDS encoding cytochrome c: MNDKKKEGSEWRFRPEKEEYDLFGIHRQAFREQPEPEEGLERPPWWLWAVSVLLIFWAGFYLGRYGGIFGPYVHVLEREAEDREISAIAPRQPEQEPEVDGKEVFTNVCAACHQQNGQGVPGAFPPLAGSDWLLKDPETPIRIVLHGLSGAIDVKGTTFNNVMPEWGSRLSNQEVAAVLTYARSSWGNEAVEIIPVMVEQVRSENLNRTSAWTSDELKDLPRKE, from the coding sequence ATGAATGATAAAAAAAAGGAAGGCTCTGAATGGCGTTTCCGTCCTGAAAAAGAAGAATATGACCTTTTCGGCATTCACAGACAAGCGTTCCGTGAGCAGCCTGAACCCGAAGAGGGTCTTGAACGACCACCATGGTGGCTCTGGGCTGTCTCAGTACTTCTGATCTTTTGGGCCGGTTTTTACCTGGGACGATATGGCGGAATCTTCGGTCCTTATGTACATGTTTTAGAAAGAGAAGCAGAGGATAGAGAAATCTCCGCAATTGCTCCAAGACAACCAGAACAGGAACCCGAAGTTGATGGGAAAGAGGTGTTTACAAATGTATGTGCTGCATGTCATCAGCAAAATGGTCAGGGCGTCCCGGGCGCATTTCCACCGCTTGCGGGTTCGGACTGGCTGCTGAAAGACCCTGAGACTCCGATACGAATAGTTCTACACGGCCTCAGTGGTGCTATTGATGTTAAAGGAACTACTTTTAATAACGTTATGCCTGAATGGGGGTCTAGACTTTCAAATCAGGAGGTCGCAGCAGTTTTAACTTACGCCAGAAGCAGTTGGGGTAATGAAGCAGTAGAAATAATACCTGTTATGGTAGAACAGGTAAGAAGTGAAAATTTAAATCGCACCTCTGCCTGGACCTCGGATGAGTTGAAAGACTTACCTAGAAAGGAGTAG
- a CDS encoding cbb3-type cytochrome c oxidase subunit II codes for MYIRASIFFLGVLATLFLGWAALTFIPGIQISEIKPPPELKPYTEEQLRGREIYMRNGCLYCHSQQTRPLGFGADQKRNWGRPSVPGDYVYDKPQLLGTMRTGPDLFNIGARQPSEDWHLIHLYNPRATSPGSIMPPYPWLFEEEEEYSEQVFKAQGKRIVPVPVEYRPNGKVIIATDDALDLVAYLLSLNHTYSITEKE; via the coding sequence ATGTACATAAGGGCTTCTATCTTCTTCTTAGGGGTTCTGGCCACACTCTTTCTTGGCTGGGCAGCGCTTACGTTTATTCCAGGAATTCAAATAAGCGAAATAAAACCGCCTCCGGAATTAAAACCGTATACTGAAGAACAGCTTCGCGGGAGAGAGATTTATATGAGAAATGGATGCCTATATTGTCATAGTCAGCAAACACGCCCATTAGGCTTTGGAGCGGACCAGAAACGTAACTGGGGGAGGCCATCTGTCCCGGGAGACTATGTATATGACAAACCGCAACTTCTTGGCACAATGCGCACCGGACCTGACCTTTTTAACATAGGAGCGCGTCAACCCAGTGAAGACTGGCACCTGATTCATCTGTATAACCCAAGAGCTACATCTCCAGGTTCTATAATGCCCCCTTATCCATGGCTTTTTGAGGAAGAAGAGGAATATTCAGAACAGGTTTTTAAAGCACAGGGAAAAAGGATTGTCCCTGTTCCCGTAGAGTATAGACCAAATGGAAAGGTTATTATTGCGACTGATGATGCACTGGATCTGGTGGCTTATCTTTTAAGCCTTAATCATACTTATAGCATTACAGAAAAAGAATAA